The proteins below come from a single Parafrankia irregularis genomic window:
- a CDS encoding effector-associated domain EAD1-containing protein produces the protein MRDDVRLGDGSYRPGGAWRGWPVVEGLSGEQVHALADLFSDERPARSVLEQAGFPASRFPWGASNAVLFWWSVADRGTHPRRWRDQARARDRCCGRSSADSARRRGQEDWRS, from the coding sequence TCGTCTGGGTGACGGTTCATATCGTCCTGGTGGGGCTTGGCGGGGTTGGCCGGTGGTCGAGGGTCTGAGCGGTGAGCAGGTGCATGCGCTGGCCGACCTGTTCTCGGATGAACGGCCAGCGCGGTCGGTACTGGAGCAGGCGGGGTTTCCGGCGAGTCGGTTTCCGTGGGGTGCGTCGAACGCGGTGCTGTTCTGGTGGTCGGTGGCGGACCGGGGGACGCATCCTCGTCGTTGGCGCGACCAGGCGCGGGCAAGAGATCGGTGCTGTGGTCGATCATCCGCAGACTCGGCCCGGCGGCGCGGGCAGGAGGACTGGCGGAGTTAG